The bacterium region TAGTCCCCCACCGTAAGCGTACACGTCTGGGTACGCTCGACGATCGCCATCAGCTCGGCGGCATCCAACACAATTCGCTCGGGCTTGCGTCGGCTCATGGCGCCGCCCCGAGCAGCTGGCGAAAGTCTTTCCGCATCGGGTAACCCAACACTTCCTTCTTCGGCTGGGTGGCTTTCTTCGTCCGCGAGTTATGGCCGATGCCGGTGGTCTGACCCAAGGCAATCCAGTTGGCCGCCAGGTAGCAGGTGCCACGGAAACGCCGCGGATCGACGAAGGTCTCGAGGTAGTAGATCAGGTGGCTGTATAGGCGTTCCCAGTCCGCCGGAAGCATCCGCGTCATGCGACCTAGAAGGTGCGACGCCAGATGGGGCACTTCGACCCAGGGAAGGATCAGGAAGCGGGTGTTGTAGGCCACATAGCGAATGTTGCGACGACGGGCCTCAGCCGACCAGCCGATGAAACGGTCGCGCGGACCCAGATGGCGCGGCGCCGAGCCCCACGCCATGCACGCCACCGGCCGATTCGACGTCACGATCAGGTACTTCAGGTGCTCGCCGACCGGCCGGGTGTAGCCGAGGTAGTGATACTCCTCGATCAGGCCATCATAGAACGCCTCTTCTCGCGTGCGCCGGACCTGGAGGATCTCCAGCGGCTGGATCTCCTTCAGGGAAGTGCACAGAGGCGTCTGGTCAACCAAGACTCTCTGAGGCTTGCGCCGAGCGACCACGTTGTTGTGGGGAGTAAAACGCACGGGGGGCAGCTCGATGAGCCCGGCGCGATGCAACTTCAGCATCAGGCCGCGGCAGACCATGTCCCGCAGCTCGCCATTGGCTTGTCTCCAGTCCCAAGCCTCGCACAGCAGCTTCGACAGCCGTCGGCGGCTGGCGCCAGGGTTTTGGGCGATCAGCTTCGCGATGAACGCGAGGTCCTCATCCGTGATCTCGCGACCTCGGTACTTGAGCTTCACCTCCATGGTGAAGACACCCTACAGGACGAAAATGTGGAACGCAAGGTCCTGGGGAGTAGAATTTTCGCCTTCAAGTGCCTGAACTTAGGCGGCGCCACGGCGGCGCAGCCCTTGCCGCTGAGAAATCGCCAGCCGAGAGCAGCACCTGCAGCTCGTGGGCTTCCAGAGACCGTAGCTTCTTCCCGGCCGGCCAGAAGCGGAATCGCCCCGCCGACAGGCGCTTGTAGCAGAGCCAGAAACCCTGACCGTCATAGACCAGGATCTTCACCGCCGTGGCCTTGCGGTTGCGGAACACGAACAGGCAGCCGGAGAAAGGGTCGTGGTCGAGCTCCTCACGAGCCAGTTTGGCCAGGCCGTCAATGCCCTTGCGGAAGTCCGCAGGCTCCACCGCGACCAGCACCCGCATCTGCGGCGCCACCTGAATCATCGCGTCACCCTCCATAAAGTCTGGACCAGCGGCTCGCAATGCGCCGCGGCCGAACCTCGCAACTCGACCCGTAGCCTTAACCCCGCTGCGTCCGCCATCTCCAGCACGCAGTCCGGCGCCGACGCAAACAGCGGAATCTCCAGGAATTCTCGACCGGCAGCTGGCTCCGACTCCGAGACCTCGAGGGTGGACTCCAAGCGCGTCTTCAGCCCGTAGTAGTCCAGGCCCAGGGCCTGGGCCGTCTTGGAAACGCCGCAATCTCCAGCGGCCTTGACCGCCGCTTGCCACAACGCCTCAGGGATACGGGTGCCTCGCTTCCGACTCTGGCGCCAGCGCTCGAACCGGCTACGAACGTCACTCAAGATGTCCCGGGAAGGGCGGTGGGATCCTTGCTTCATCGGCTGTCCTCCGTCGGTCGGTCGTTAGACCACCAACGGTACCGACGGCCTCAGCGCCGGTCACGCACGCTTACCGGAAGGACACCTTTGTTGCTCCGGGCTTCGCCCGGGATGATCAGACGGAATTCCCCTTGCTGAAGGGACCGTATCTCGGTCAGGAGCCACCCGGGCTTGAGCCCGTCCTCTTCGCTCCAGGAGTCGTTTCGACCGACACGGCGGAGTGGAGTACGGCGTTCACGCCCGACGGCCTGGAGGTGTTCTTCGGCCTCTTTGCAGAGGGCAGCACCTACATTCTCCATATGAAGTCTGTCCACGGACGCTGGACCGAGCCTGCCGTTGCCTCGTTCAGCGGCAAGTACCCCGACTACGACCTCACGATGAGCCCGAACGGCCATCGCGTGTATTTTACCTCCCTGCGGCCGGCAAGTGGCGCCGGGCCGCAGATCGAGAATCCGGACATCTGGTATGTCGATCGCACGGAGCAGGGATGGGGCGATCCGGTCCGCCTACCCGAACCCATCAACACCGGCGGCTGGGACCTCTACCCATCGGAATCGAAGGACGGTTTCCTGTACTTCTTCAGCTCCCGGCCTGGCGGCTTTGGTGGTTTTGACGTCTACCGCGCTGCAATGGACGGTGACGAGTTTGGGCCACCGACCAATCTGGGGACGGCGGTCAACACGGAGGTTGGCGAGACCGATTCATGCATCTCCCCCGACGGGGACTACATCGTCTTCGTCTCCAAACGAGACGAGGGATTCGGAGGCGCCGACTTATACGTGAGCTTCGAGCTTCCAGACCACACCTGGACCAAAGCCCGCAACCTCGGCGCTGCGGTGAACACCGAGCACCGCGAGCTCTGCCCGAGCGTGTCGCCGGACGGACAGTACCTCTTCTTCACGAGCCGGCGCCCAAAGAACACCAAGATCCCGCGCTACAGGAACACGGTCCGCGAGACGCTCGGCCTCGCTCCCGACCCCGAGCGGGCCGACATTGACATCTACTGGTTGGATGCCCGTTACCTGGACAAGCTCCGATGATGATTGCTCGTAGC contains the following coding sequences:
- a CDS encoding DUF4338 domain-containing protein — translated: MEVKLKYRGREITDEDLAFIAKLIAQNPGASRRRLSKLLCEAWDWRQANGELRDMVCRGLMLKLHRAGLIELPPVRFTPHNNVVARRKPQRVLVDQTPLCTSLKEIQPLEILQVRRTREEAFYDGLIEEYHYLGYTRPVGEHLKYLIVTSNRPVACMAWGSAPRHLGPRDRFIGWSAEARRRNIRYVAYNTRFLILPWVEVPHLASHLLGRMTRMLPADWERLYSHLIYYLETFVDPRRFRGTCYLAANWIALGQTTGIGHNSRTKKATQPKKEVLGYPMRKDFRQLLGAAP
- the tnpB gene encoding IS66 family insertion sequence element accessory protein TnpB, with the protein product MIQVAPQMRVLVAVEPADFRKGIDGLAKLAREELDHDPFSGCLFVFRNRKATAVKILVYDGQGFWLCYKRLSAGRFRFWPAGKKLRSLEAHELQVLLSAGDFSAARAAPPWRRLSSGT